The following nucleotide sequence is from Ignavibacteriales bacterium.
GTAAGTCTCGACGATTGGAAGACTTACATGCAATATAAGCTTATAGCTTCGACGGCAAATAAGTTAAGTTCAGATCTTGAAAAGGAGGTCTTCCATTTTTACAGCACCGTGCTTAGAGGCATAGATGAAATGAAACCCTTATGGAAACGCGCGCTTGATGATACGGAAGGCTCTCTTGGCGAAATCATGGGGCAGGAATTTGTAAAGAGATCTTTTAGCCCTGCCGCAAAAGAGCGTGTGCTTGAAATGGTTAATAATATAAAGGAAGTATTAAGCAAGAGGATAAATGAACTTGAATGGATGAGCGATGCAACAAAGCAAGAGGCTCAAAAGAAACTTGCCGCATTTAAACCAAAAATCGGTTACCCAGACAAATGGAGAGATTATTCAAAGCTTGAGGTTGACAGAAGCTCATTGTTCAATAATTCAATGAGGGCAAGCATATTTTATTTTAATAGAAATAAAGACAGAATAGGAAAGCCCGTTGAGGATGAATGGTTTATGAATCCACAGACTGTAAATGCTTCCTATAATGCATCCAGAAATGAAATAGTATTCCCAGCGGGGATCTTACAACCGCCGTTTTTTTCGGAAAATTTCGATGACGCTATAAATTATGGAGGTATTGGAACTGTGATCGGACATGAGATAACACACGGGTTTGATGACCAGGGCAGAAAATACGATTGGGAAGGTAATCTCCGTGACTGGTGGACAGAGGAAGATGCTCAAAAATATACCCAGCGCGCCGATAAACTTGCCAATCAATACAGCAGTTATGTTGTAATTGACGATGTTCACCTAGAGGGTAAACTTACACTTGGTGAAAACATCGCTGACCTTGGCGGTTTAAAGCTTGCCTATCTTGCATTCATGAATACAGAGGAAGCAAAAACAATTGAAATGCTTGATGGCTTCACCCCTCAACAGAGGTTCTTTATTTCATGGGCTCAAATATGGAGACAGAATATAACTGACCAGGAGCTCCGCCTGAGAATAAATACGGATCCCCATTCACCCGGCTTATACAGGGCTATTGTACCGCCCTCCAACATGGAAGCGTTCTTCGATGTGTTTAATATTAAACCGGGAGATCCTATGTATCGTGAAGAGTCCGAACGGGTTGTGATCTGGTA
It contains:
- a CDS encoding M13 family metallopeptidase, with the translated sequence MKFVKLTFLVFFGLIVLGHAQPETGSTDILPIDVANMDQTVSPGVDFFRYVNGGWLAKNPVPPGYSRWGSFSEVEERNEAILQDILTTAIDDPNPVPGSNTQKLGDFYYTALDVEGRDKMGIEPLKPDLNKIEQISSPADLQNVMVSFLTRRLRLPFFVWVGQDDKNSSIFVPQVFQSGLGLPDRDYYLDEGEKYKNIRTEYVKHIQKLFELTGYSPEQARDMANVVMAMETRLAGASMTRLERRDPEKTYNKMTLDELQALTPDFDWKNFFREAGFNMDRDFENGVIIGQPDFLKEVDKMMKDVSLDDWKTYMQYKLIASTANKLSSDLEKEVFHFYSTVLRGIDEMKPLWKRALDDTEGSLGEIMGQEFVKRSFSPAAKERVLEMVNNIKEVLSKRINELEWMSDATKQEAQKKLAAFKPKIGYPDKWRDYSKLEVDRSSLFNNSMRASIFYFNRNKDRIGKPVEDEWFMNPQTVNASYNASRNEIVFPAGILQPPFFSENFDDAINYGGIGTVIGHEITHGFDDQGRKYDWEGNLRDWWTEEDAQKYTQRADKLANQYSSYVVIDDVHLEGKLTLGENIADLGGLKLAYLAFMNTEEAKTIEMLDGFTPQQRFFISWAQIWRQNITDQELRLRINTDPHSPGLYRAIVPPSNMEAFFDVFNIKPGDPMYREESERVVIW